The nucleotide sequence AAAACATTGACGTCAGCGACCATGATGATCCCCTCTTAAAGAGTGAGCGTCCCGCCCACTTGTTTCCTCAATCGCTCCAAGGGCTCACCAGCCCGGTAATCGTAAACGTGCAGGTCATCCGCACGGCTTTCAGTTGCTGAGCCCGTCCGATCTGCACAGGCTCGAACAAAATCTGCGGGTTCTTTTCCGGCAGCCGCCCGCTTGCCGTCCGGATGTATGTCATCGTCGGAGCGTCCTCGGGGGCTCCCTGGTAAATCGCTCGCTGGATCTGCCAGGCCCGGTACTCCGCCAGCCGGATCGCGTGGATCGGGAACCAGGCGACAACGTCGACGGTCACAGGCCAATCCTGCACCGTGTGAGCCATGAAACGGGGATTCGTGGGACCGACATTGACCGCGATCGCTGGGAGGTCGAATAGCCCAGGATCGTGCAACGCCAGCTCGTCTAGGTCGGCATCCAGTTCGAACTTCCGCGACCAGGTCTCGTCGTCCCACTCAGACCAGTTATTGAGAGCGTCCCAAACCGCTCGACGGATCTTGGTCAACAGCTGAGCGTCCGTTGTCGTGTCCGTCACAATTTCCGATACGTGTCGCAATACATCCATGTCGAGCACAAAACGGTTGACCCAGATCCCGGGCCCAACGGCCTGCGGTTCGTCATACGGATGCGGACTCAAGAGCTGCTCCACGCGGGCCGTCGACGAGTGATAGTCCGACAGCTTGTCCCGGAGGATCTCCGCGAGCTCGTGATTGATCCCCAGGGCCGCTTGGTCCGATTTCGAATAACGACGCCGAATCGTGATCGGAATCAGCATCTGTTCCAGGATCGTCGCCTCGGTCCGGGCGAGACGGGCAGAGGCCTCGAAGCCAATCAGCACATCGGCATGCTGTTGCGTGGAGGGGATATCGGACACGTCCGCTTCTGCCACACGGACGTTAAAAGGGACCGGTGTCGTCACCCCCGTGAGGGCGGACTTCAGCGCATTCTGAATCGTGGTGACTGTCGCGGTCATGGTTGTTCCGAAATCGAATGAATACGCAGGGTCAGTTCCTCGTCATCGCCGGGACGTCGCTCAACGGCCTGCCGGCGATTGTCCGGATGACCAATCGTGTATTGCTTGCCGTTCCACTCGATCACATCGCCAGCAACAGGCCGTCCGAAAGATCCCGTGTCGGCCACGACAATCAGCCAGTCATCCGTGCGAAACGAGGTGTACGATCCATCGCCGCCTAAAAGCCTCCCCGCGTTCGTCCCCCGCACGGCTTCAAGCTTGGCCGACAGATCACCACGCCGAATCGTGATCACCTGCCCTTTAATCGAGAGCAGTACTCGCAACTGATCGGCAGCATTAAACATGAGATCCCTCTCAGCGTGGTGGCGGCATCCTGCCGTCGATTACTCCGCAGCCTTCGCCGCAGCCTTCCGTGGCTTTCGGGCTGGCTTGGCAGCCGGAGTCTCAGCGGGCGGACTTGGTTCACCCGCTGGCGATTCTCCTGCAGGAGGATCCACAGATGCCGGAGCTACAGTCTCAAGCCTCAATGGCTCAGTACCAAGATCGATCGGAGTCTCACCCGCTCGCACGACAACCGGGATCGATTCGGGCTCCACATACGACTCCTCTACCAGAAGGGACTCCGCCATCGCGATCAGTTCCTTACCCAGCTGCAACAAGGCTCTTGCTGGGAACAGATGCACCACGGCCATCACGATCAAGCGAGCGTGATCCGGGCCGTCGACCAAAACACGAATCAAAGACAGAATCTGTTGCATGGGAAAAAGCTCCTTACGGCTTCGTGCCGATCTCGTTGAATTGCTTCGCCAGGTCTGCCGGGCTGATCGCTCCGGTGATCCGACGAACTTCCTTGCCGTCCTTCCGGAACACGGTGCAGGGGATGCTCTCGATCCCGTTCCGTGCGAGCTCTGCCGCTCGCTTATCAATCACGATGTGAGCCGACTTCACATCCCTGTCGGCCGCATCCTTCACTATCCAACCATCGGCCGGCATCTCGGCACGAACAGCCTTGATGTACGTCTTGCACGGCACGCAGTAATCGGCCGAGTAGATCGTTGCCTGGACGTTCGCAGGACCGGCCCCGATGACGTTCACCGTGATGGGCGTGGACGTGGGAGTCGATCGCTGCATCCCAAACATGCCGCACAAAGTCAGCAAGATTGTCGCGAGGATGCTCGGGGTGAACGTCTTGAAGTCCATGGCGAAACCTATTTGAAAAACAACCGCAAAAAGCTGATCAGCAGCCACGCTCCGAGCAGCACACACGCGAGATAGATCAACGTCGGAATCATCCCGATGAATGACCACAAGCTGAAAATCGGACCGAACAAGCCGCCGAAGAAACTCGCAATGGGCCTCGGTCGATCGGCCCGGGCTTTCAGCCGCTCTTGGCGGAGCTTCTCCCGCTCGATGCGGCGGTCTTCCCGCTCCCGCTCGATGTCAACGGGATCAAGTCGAGGCGGTCGTGCAGGGCCTTCGTCTGCTGGGCGGACGCCTCCGCCTGGCTCTGGACGATCGCGGCGAGGCGGTCGAGGCCTGCGCCCGATCTCCGGCCACTCGCGATCATCCAGACCGCCATAATGCACACCAATGCAGCCAACCCAATCAGCAGCGTAGGCATCCATCCAGTCAGCCCCGTTCCCCCCGCCTGGGGAACCGGGCACGAAGACGGGTTTACCGACACGCTCTCCTCTGCAGGATGCTCTTTCTGCCACAGCAGCCACTTGAGTTTCACCAGCTCGATGTCTGTATCCTTCGCGGCGAGGGTCGCAATCAGAAAATCGGCCGGTGCATTCGGACATGCAGCTTGGATATCACCGATGGTCAATACCTTTGGCGAAGATGCGGGCCAGTCAAATGGCAGTTGGTTCGGCTGGTTCGGCTGAAATGGTTGTTGCACAGGTGGCAGCGGCGCGACGTTGAACGGAGGGGGCACGGACGAACTACGGGCGTCCCGGATCCCCGCCTGCAGCGGCTGCTCCAGGGCCTTCACGTACGTGACCACCCCATCCCGCAGTAAGTCCGCCAATTCCTTCGCGGTGTGCCGGCCGTGGATCCCTTTGACGATGTTTGACGGCGGTCCGAACTGCCCAGACCTGGGGGGCTGCAGGACAACCATCGGCAGGCCGTACTGATCGATCGCAGGCTTCAACCCGGCGAGCCAATCGCGCTGAGTCTGATCGTCGATCGACCTCACCTGGTAATGAGTCGTCGAATGTGACGAATTACCCGCGTCGATCCAGGCGAGCAAATGCTCGTCCCGGTTGGACGCGATCATGCCTCGCATCGACTCGAAGGCGGCGTCACCTGGCTTCCCGACGAGCGTGATAAACCACTTGTGCGAGTCGTCCGCCGGCGGAGCGAACGCCGCTGCCATCAGACCACCATCAGCCTGGATGGTGCCAGTCTGCTCGACCTGGTTGCCTCGCCGGAGGATCTCGCGACGAGCGGACTCAGGCACATCCTTCGGCGTCTGAGCGTGACAGCTCAGCGACATCAACGCGACCCCGATCAGGGCCAGCACAATCCATTTCATGATAACTCACTCCTGGGCGGTAACACCGCCTGATTCTCACTTCCACCAAGGGTTGATTTGTGGTGGCACCGAACTCGGTTTTTCGAGAATGACAACCCAAAACCCAGACGCCGCATGTAGTGCGCGGAAGTCTCGTTCGCTATACCGGTCGACCCGGTGAGTGCTGTTATTGTTGAGCACGAAGAATTCCCGCGTCCTGGGATCGAATCCGTACAACGTCTGAAAATGAGCGGTCCCGGCCCCGATCGCCGCAAACCTGCCCGTCCTGGCGGACCACTCCATCCACGGCAGCGTGTCGTCAATCGTCTGGCCCGTCACCGACCAGGCCTTGATCCCTCGCTTGTTGCAATAGGCTTCGACACGACTCGGATACGATCCGCCCCGCTCGGCCGGACCGTATTCGCTGTCCCACAGCAGCAGAGCGGCATTCAGATCATTCGCGTGCACACCCGCGAGCCCGATCGAACATTGGACACACGATCCGTCCGGATTCCGGTACCAGCTCCTGGTCTCCGGAGAGAGCTGCATCATCTGACGCGGCGGATCCGTCACCGGCTCCTGAGCGTAACCGGATCCACTCACCAGGCTCGCCAGGACAAACGCGATCATCGCCGCCTTCGACTTATCGGGCCGGGTCAGCATGTTGACCCGCTTCTCCACGCGCAGAGTACTCGAGTAATTCAGAGCACAGAGCAGCAGGCAGCAAATCACGAAAAAAAGCACCATGTTTAAAAGCCCCTTCAGAACGACAGCCGATTCAATACAGTCAAAACGCCCCGTGATTCCGTGGGCGTGATCGTCCGTGTGGACGTCGTGATCACAACCGCAAACTGACCTTCCACTGTGCGTTTCAAGAGACCGGTTTGTGCCGACGTTGGCTCGAACCGCAAAGTCCTCGTATTGCCGGATGGAGTGACGACCGTCCCCGGAATGACCAGTGCACACTTCTGTCGATCGCCGGATCGCAAATGCAAAGCGACCGCCGCCCCGGTCAGATCCGGCAGATGATCGCCAGGCAGGTCCACTTCGAGCGCACGTCGATCGAGGTACGAATAATCGTCCCCGATCGTCAGCGTGAGGACTCCGCCAACAATCTTGATCGTCTCGATTGTCTCAGTGGCAACCCGCAGCCGGCGGCGACTGAGACAGAGAGGGATGGCGAAACGAATCATCAGCTCGCATCCAAAGTGATTCCGGTGATATTCCCGTCCGCGTCCTGGTTGGACGTGATCCGGACCTTGCTGTCATCAATGGCCCGCGTGAGGATCTCATTCGTCGGCAGACCCGAGATCTTTCCGACCAGCGCGGCGAGGATCAGCCGCAATGCTTCCTGCAGTCCAAACCCGTCGAGTTCACCGCCGGCAAAGATCGCCGCCACGAGCTCGTCGATTGCCGCTACGTTCGGCGTGTCGACCAGGTCCATCTGTGACCCAACGGCCGCTGGATCCGCAGGCAAGTTGTCGGTTTTGGATTTGATGGCAGTAATCAGGGCCGCGATCGCTGCCAGAAGCCCCACCTGGATCGTGTCTGCTTCCAGCCGTTTCCCCGAGGCCTCGCCCCAGATCGTCACACGCCCAGGATCGGCCAGCAGAGAGTTGGGAATGTCAATTCGATAGGTGCCGTCCCCATATCCCCAAAGGCCCCCTTCAGTCCAGGCATCCGTTGCAGCAGAGAGGTTTACGAGTGCGATAGTGACGGCCGCGAAGGCCCCCGCTTTGGCCGCTTTGACCACCGGCATTCCAGCAGCGTTCAGGCCTGCGACGGGCAAACCAGAATCATCAAATACACGCACGATGATCGATTGGCTTTGTGAGCCTGCGTCAAAAAACATTATCTCCGTCTCCTTCGACGTAGCAGCAATCCACCGGCCGACTGGAATTCAAACGCCCCCACGGCACCGCTGCCGTTAGTCCGCCTCACGACACCATCCAGTGCGTATTTCCTCCCCTGACTCAATGCCATATTGAGGCACTGTGCACCGGGAGCAGGGTGGTAATCTCCCTCAGTATTCGAGGGAGTTGCCCCTGTTGCTGATGTGTCATTGATGAATTGATTCTTGACGGCTGCTGGCGCGATGACATTGAACTTGCTGTTCTTGCCATCGCGGAGCCCCGCGAGAGTCGCAGGCCCGAAGCCTACGTTCCCGATCGCACCGGACAGGTTACAATTCTGGCTGTACCCGACCCTGTAGACAGACCAGTAGTTCTGGCACCTCGCACCGGCGGGAAGGTTCGCGCCGTGGGAAGATGTATCAAACACCATATTGTTTGTGAGACTCAGGCAGCATGCCTCGAACCATTGCGTCTTCAAATTGGATGTTGAGTCGTTGTAGGGACCGTTGGCCCGCTCACCGGCGCATGTCAAGTAGGCCGCGTTGACATTGGCAATCGCGCGTGTGTCACCGTCCGCACTTAACTGGTAGCACTTATCGCTGACCGTCGAGGCCACCTTAAATAGCGAACCCACAAACGAGACGCCCAGACGCGCATAATCCAGCGTGCCGTTCGTCACATGCACATTGACCAGAGTGCCGCCGGACGTGCCGGTGACTCCCAATATTTTGCTGTCAACGATTTTCAAAAACATCGGAGGCAGCGCGCCGGAGGCTTTGGGGTCGCGTATGACATTCGCGCCGATAATTGTCGATCCGATGAAGTTGGTCGGACAAAACGCGAGACCAAAACTGCCGGAAATATAGCTGCCGAGTACGAGAGCATTGTTGGCCCTCGTGTTTGCGTTATTCGCCTGGAATCCGCCCGTCACCGTGATGTTGTCGTACCAGGTCAAACCGGTTCGATTGGCGAATTCACCGGTCCCGTCGAATTGATTGATTGTAAAACGTCTGATGGCTAACTCAGTGACGGGTTGGGCTCGCGTCGTATTGCTGTCCGAGACAGGGTCGATGTAAGTGTTCGCGGTTGACGTGGCCGTCGCAGTGAATGAGAGGCCGTCGCCCATCAGCATTCGTTTCGAGCAGGCCTTATTCGCCCCTGCGGTAACCAGTACTGTGCCGGACGTGGCTGTTGGATCGGCGATCACGTGAAGCCACACTGATGGAATGTTGAGCGTCTGCATCGACGCCCCGAACCCGGAGTGTGTCCCAGCCTTGAGATAGATCCGGCCATTGCCTGGATCATTATGCGTTGTCAGACCGCCTCCGGCCGTATTGTTGTAAGTCTGCAGTGCAGCGCCGGCGAGCTGAATTGTCGAGTAACAATTTGAAAGCGTACCCTTGGCTGCATTGGCATCTGCGAATGTCGCAAAAACTCCATTCGTCCCGGTTGCCGTACCGCTCGGGTCCACGAAGCAATGTCCCGTCTTATAGACCGCTGCGGGATCATTATAGAAATGCCACCTTGCGGGAATGTTCCGCGAATTCTGCTTCGTCGAGTCGTTCCCAAAATAGTCCCAGACACAAGTTCCGTCGCTGATCGCAGTACCTGTTCCAGTCGGCCCGGTTACTGAAGACGTGCCCGCTGTCGTGCAGACATAGAAGTTGCTGCCGTTTCGAACCAGTACTCCCGCATAGGCGTAGGCCTTACCAGCCTGCCAGTCAGCCCCCTCCGCGTCGTATCTCGTCCGCCAGACAGTGCCCAGCAGCGGATAGAACTCCGCCTCCACAAAACTGTCTCCAGCAGGCAAACCGCTGGTGTTGATCGTCGCGGAGTAGCACTCCACTGCACAGCCGCCAGGTGAGCCGCTCGCCGTCGCAAGCGCCGAAAGCGTTGGGGATGTCACGGACACAGTGGGGCTCGATGTCGTCCGTGCTGCATCCCACGCCGTGAACTTCGCACCGGCGATCTGCTGCCCGACCCCAATTGGGACGCCCCACACGTGATCCGACTGCGCCTCGATTGTGAGGCTTCCGGTTGCCAGCACATGCGGTAGCGAGAGGTACACTGACATGCACGGCTCGTACTGCAATGCCGAACTGTTCGTGATGCTCGCGATCG is from Schlesneria sp. DSM 10557 and encodes:
- a CDS encoding thioredoxin family protein, encoding MDFKTFTPSILATILLTLCGMFGMQRSTPTSTPITVNVIGAGPANVQATIYSADYCVPCKTYIKAVRAEMPADGWIVKDAADRDVKSAHIVIDKRAAELARNGIESIPCTVFRKDGKEVRRITGAISPADLAKQFNEIGTKP